The Arabidopsis thaliana chromosome 5, partial sequence genomic interval GTACTCCTCTTTCTTACATTGTCTGTTTCCAATTTGTAACCTTTTGACAATCTTATACACATGCTTTTCGAAATTTGCAGGCTTTGGTTATAATTCATAGATTCTTTAGTCTATCACTTGTTCTATGTTTCCTTCTTTGGATGGCCTCCCCGACAGAGTCTAATTCAAAGGTAAGATAAGAGACTTGAATCATTCATAAGCATTCTGGAATAAGTCCTGTCTCATGGTTTAACACATACCACTGCTTCAAAGGATGCAGTTGAGGCGGCTTCCGGCCTTACAAATGATGGAGCTAATGCTGCTACTGGATGGGACAACCATGGCTGGTTTTACATTTCTGTCCGGGTTGGATTTTTCCTTTGGGTATGATGTCTAACTCTTTgggttttttttggttttaatttcaAGTCGTTTGAGTGTAGCTGGATATATGATGCTTGTTCTTGTATGTTTCCAAGGTTGCGTTGCTTAATCTTGTCGCTATTTCTTCAACGTGGGCTAGAATAATAGACGTTATGGATAGTGAGGTAGTTTCTGCTGCCCTCTACTTTTATTTCCAAGAACTGGTTATTGTTTCGAGGCATATAATATTCTTCAGTTCAGTCAGGTGCaagattgtttggttttgttggtgcTGGTGCTACCCTTGGACAGCTTTTTGGATCTGTATTTGCTGCTGCCACTGCTTGGATGGGTCCATGTATGCATCACATTGTCTGATGATTGTTTCATTTACAATATAAGTACCTAGATAGATATTAGCTTATGCTTTGTTGTTCAATGAATGCCATGTTGAATTCACTCGAAAATCAATTTGATGTTTATGGCAGATTTACTTCTATTTGCTGCTCTTTTGATGGAATTTGCTGCACAGTCTTCAAAAGGGATCACTAATGATATTTCCCAGTCCTCTGAGGAGTTGTCTCCTCTAAGGTTAGCTAAGCTACAATCTGTGTCCATATATGTTattatgaatttgatttgtaAATCACCCTCTGTTTGCTATGTTCTCCTATCTTATGTTTGGAATAATATGTGGCTATGCATGGAACCGTATGGAAAATTGAAATGATTTATCTTTAAGTTTAGATTTGTGCGTACTCAATTTAGATTATGGGATAGTCTTAGTGTGAGGTTGACTCAGTTATGCTCATTGTTGGTCAAGaagttgatttttgttgttgtttctgttaGGGGAACTGATAATGATCATCAACGTGAGAGAAAACAGGAGGCTACTTCTCCAAAAGTTGGTTCTCCAAAAGTTGCTTCTCCTAAATCGCCCATCTCCACAACCAGACCTCAGTTTTGGGCCATCTTAGATGGAATGAGACTTATACTAGCATCACCTTATCTTTTGCTCgtgtctttgtttctttggctCGGTGCGGTCATCTCCTCATTCTTCTATTTCCAAGTAAGACTActctttatattttgaatgGTTTCATTTTCAAGATATAAGAATTACCTAAATCATGTGGATGTAATATCAGAAATAGTTGACGATGGAATATAGGCTTCTCATGTGAACCATCTCTACGTGTTATACTATTCATTTACCTGATCTGGAAAGAACTATGAtcattataagtttataaccaAGACTCTTTGTTCTTTAACAGCCATTTGAACGATTTTTCACAACATAAAGAGTAGAATATCCCTTTGTTATTAGTGCTTGCAAATTATCGCTTATGATACGAGCTGTTGCTTTAAaattcctttgttttctttgagtCTATAGAATCAATTTCTGCTCTTTGCAAAAAGAAAGCTGAACTTCTTACGGTCTCACTGATGAAATAAAGTTAAACTGCAGAAAGTGAATATAATTGCTACGACAATCAAATCATCCATTGGTCGAAGAAGACTGTTTGCCCAGATAAACAGCTTTGTTGCAGTTTTCATACTCATTGGACAACTGACTTTAACGGTAAGTCATATGCGAGACAAAATTCACACATTGATTCACCATACCTGGAATATTTGCTATATAAGTTAGTATGCTAAATCTTACAGGGGCGTATCTTGACTGTAGCTGGTGTCACGGTTGCAATATCTGCATCTCCATTTGTTGCACTTGGGAATTTGGTTGCTATTGCCATATGGCCAACTTGGGTTACGGTTGCTGTGTCTGAAACCCTGAGAAAGGTCTGTGGTTTACAACAATCTCTCTCATGTTAACCTACTGTTCCATTAATGACACttgattttttataacatGGTAGGTGACAACTTATGTTGTAACTAGACCTGGAAGGGAACTCTTGTTCACCGTTGTCTCGCAAGACGAGAAATACAAAGCTAAGGTACAGAATCTTTCCTTTCCTGAACTTCTAGTAAGAAAATCAGTCCTGCAAAAGGGAAAGTTTACACTTTGGTTTATTATTTCTCATTCTGTGTGCTATGGTTTCAGGTATGCATAGATGTAATTGTTCAACGGCTTGGAGATGCTGCAGCGGCGGGACTATTTGAAGTCCTTACCATTGCTCTTGGCGGTCAAACGTCAACTGCTTCACTCTATGCCCTGCCAGTATAATAAAAGCTTCCTACTTTCAGACAGTTCGTCGTGTATGAGTATTATTTCTCCATGAAACTCCTCATCAAGtctccattgtttttttaacagGTGTGTTTAATATGGATAGTCACAGCGTTCTTCTTGGGCCGGCGACAAGAACAATTGGCGAAACTCCAGGTGGGTTCATCTTCATAGGAACAAAATCTTAACTTTGATACAGAAGATGAGAGGCTTCAACGTCATATGTAGGAGTTATGGGAAAACAACTTAAACCCGACCGACATGAAGATGAAGGATCACAAGGCAGAGTAATGGTTTAGAACTTAGCTTAAAGAATTCATATGTCTGctgataaattaaatattgtaCAAAGGGAAATTACGCTCTTTCTTTTGAGAGCGGAGTATATGTAACCGAacttggtttttctcttcttttttttcttcattcaatTAACTTGCAAAGAGCCAGACCAACTAACCCAAGCGAAACAACTGCAGACATGATGACATGGCAATGTTATTGCTCCACAATATTGGGGACACTTTAATATAATGAAATGGGCTTAATCTTAGATGGGTTTACTGTTGAACAGTTGAAGccagaaaccctaattactCATTACTCGTCCACTTTACTTTACCGGCGCCAATGGTGAGACCCTGAATCAATCTTTCCAGATCTTGATTTagatgaatgttttttttttttttttaatttcgtttAAGCAGAGTGTTTATTGTGTGAATTAACATGATAAATTGTACCTGCAACGAGATTATGcatattttacatttctttttatttgtaccTTGGGATTCAAGCGAATGCATTGGGTGACGTAACTCAcgttagttttggttttgattttcttaattgCATTTGCCAAATACCAATACACTAGACTAAGCTCCAGTGCTCTAACATTGTGCTTGCTCATTGAGAATCATTCATGGCTAAGTCTTCCACAGTTGAAATGAGACTTTTTCACACGCAACCAAGAAAGGAAAGAGGACATGAACTTGTCTCTAAACAGGGTCATCCACTTGCCTCTGCTCTGCTGTATGAAACCTACTGTATATGATGTAGTTATAAGATCAATGCTTCTCCATTTCCTCGATCCTGCATACTTCTTCAAACCATCTTCAATCCGCCTATAACTCTCGTTCTCATCTTCTGTTTCACCTTTCATATTCTTAGCTTTCATTGCTTCACCGAGACAACGAGCGAGGATAACTCCGTCCTCCATCGCCGAGCAACCACCTTGTCCAATATCAGGAGTCATTGGGTGAAGTGCATCCCCTGCAACACATACGTTGTCTTTTGCAATGTTTGCCCAAAGAAGTTCCCAGGGAGGTCGATACATGAGTGGATTCATCACCAAACTATCAAGATCAGTGGTCTCCAGGATACTCTTGATGTTGTCAGGCAAGTCTTTGATCTTGGTCAGCACAAACTGTTTGATCTTCTGatgatttttcttatctaaCAAAGTCAAGGAGATGAATCAATGATATGAACAAGATCCTGTGTAGAGTAAAGTTTCATTTACCTAAATCAGTAGAGGTGTGGGTTAGGAACCAGTAGACAGTGTTTTGGTCACATGAGATGAAACCGGAACGAACACCGTTGCCATAAAACTGAAAGAACCTTCTCCCTAATTCGTGGCCTGTCTGGAAATGAGCGATCCCGCGGATTGCTACACGGGAAGTTTTAACCGGATTCTTGAAGCCTAGCCACTTACCAACCACTGACTTCACTCCATCACACCCTACCAAAACCTTTAAAAGACCACAAATTCGGTTACAAGACCAGCATATTTTTACAGAGGAGTCAGGACTGGTTAGTTAGTACCTTGGTTTTAAGTATAGTCCCGTCGGAGAGATGAACCATCTTGTAGTGTCCGGACAATTCGATGTGAACAAGCTTAGATGAGAACCGTATGGTCCCTTGAGGCAATTCGCCCGCTAGAGCGTCTAACAAGAGCTTCCTCTGTACGCATCGAACCTCATATTCTCTGACAAAACCATTTCAACAAGGTTATATataaaggtttcttcttcttctttgtttaataGTCGAGAGAATGAATGATAAGATACATACTCAGATTCTGGAAATAACATTTCTTTAGGAGGATCTCCTGCAGAAATGGGTCTGACCACCCATCTGCATCAAGGTCAACTATATATAGTAAGTTCATAGTTGCTATTAATAGTAATAGTGTTAAATTGTTGGTTACCCTTGAAAGCGATCACCGAGACTGCGAATATGCTGAGAAATACCGAGAGCTTCCATGGCCTTCCAAGcattaaaatataatgaaagtGCAAATCCTGTTGCTCTCAGCTGCTCAGAAGATTCCAGCACTATGCTTCTGATCCCAAGCCTGAAAATACCACTTTAATTAACTTACATGGACTATAACAAATACTtgacacaaacacacacacctGTGGAGCCCAAGTGCAGTGGCAAGGCCGGAGATTCCAGCTCCGACGATGATGATATCTTGGGTACTTTCAGCTTCCATGGTGGGCGAGTCAACGAAAGAAACCACTCGGTTCAATAAATATCcaaactttatatttataataataataataaagatttATTATCGTGTAAGAACTAAGAGTAGACACGCACTTTTGGCGCGTGGTTTGAAACCCATTACAGCCAAAGCATGGGCCCAATGCTCAAAAAGCCCATAATGGTAATTCTGTTTCTATAACTTAATTAATGAACAGCACCCATAGTAGTATAGTAGTACTGTAGTAGTATATACAGGCTTGGGATCAGAAGCTAGTAACTTTTActtcaaaacacaaaatttgtgAAGGAACAATTACTCCACATAATGTCGAAGAcaatataaatgttttcacTCTAGAGAATAGATATAGGAAGATAGTTACTGAAGagttaaaaattactacttagATTCAGTTTtcaccatcatttttttttgaaaaaaaaaggtgtcACCAAAAAAAGGACGAGAACACCTCTAATAGTCACAGAGGAAGGAAATAAGATCAGCAGCCTCTCTAGTCTGTTTCTATATTTACATAAATCCCCCAACAAATTCTCTAAAACATGTACACCACCAAAAGCCAAAACCTTCTCCACTAAATCAGGATTCTCAGTAGTCCAACATAGTATCGTCTTCCCTGTTTCAATGAACATAAAGGTGAGAAAACAAGAGCCAAGAACAATGGGTATGGTAGTGTTGTATTGTTCATATTCTTACCAAAACTCGTGTCCGAAATGATCAGATGAATCAtagtcttcctcttcttcaatttgAACGTAGCTCTCATAGAACTGCAAAGTAGTCAAAAATGAATTGAAACAATTGAATATGCAAACACAGGCTAGGCTTCTTGGTTTtgtaaagttaaaaaaaaaacaatgactCTGACCTTGTCATATCTCCCAACAGTTTTTGAATCTGCCTCTTCATCTGCCTGCAAAATGGTACATCACAGTGTTCAACAACCTTAAGCCTAATTAGTTTAAATCTACAGCTATCTCAAGTATGCCTAGCAATTAAATGAAGATATGAAGGAAAACGAATCTATTGAGTAAACCTCCATAGAATCTTCCAATGTATCAATTTATGATCGAGGGATATAGTCTACCTTATAAATGGTTTTAGCTTCTTCGTTTAACTTTCTACTGTGTGCCGAATCAACCTCCATAGCACGGGCGTTGAATGGTTTTTGGTCCTGGAAAGAAGCAACAATTATGCATAAATCCAGCTTAGAAAATACGCCAGAGGCTTTTTGAGTATTTTAAGAACAAAGTGATGTTACCTCTGCTGACATGTTCTTCCATACATTGAAACATATTCTGCTAGCATCCACTAAGTCTCCATTGTAATTTTCCCTAAACTCCTCtctagagaaagaaaaatagttacTGGATGGTTAAATCACTCACTGACATTTTCCTACAATTGTTTTGCATTATTTCACCAAGAACCAACAAAAGGTCCAACATTTAACGTAAAAGGAAAGACATTGACCTTATAAATTAACATCACCAGTCCCCTTTTTTGACCTAAGGATCAAAGTCCACTATTTATCTCCATCTAGTTAACTCAAGAAATTCAACACAATTGTaataagaaacagagtaaaagtCTTTGGTTACTgtacaagaagaagacaaatggTGATCTGGGTTCATCTTCAAAGCTCCCAATTGGTTTCGAGATATTATCGATATTGCCACTCGCAATGTACTTGAACCTTTTCACTTCCCTTCTTTTCTCACCGCACTCATGCATATCATACAGAGCAATCGCTATCATAACACCACATTCTTCACTGgaataaaaacccaaaacagaGTAATCACAAATCTAgataaaaaccctaaagaaaTCTAGATCGACGAATCCAAAAGCTTTGAACAAAGTAGCAATACCATTTTTTAAAAGCGCTACCATCGGCAGCACGACGAACAGCTTGAACTCTTTTACGAGTTCTCGGCCGAATTGCCATTAATGCGCATCGAcgattttttctatttctgaCAGTGAACAAaagttttaacctttttcGCTCTTTACTATGTTGTGTGCACGAGAGCTCAGGCATCGGTTCGCTTACGTGTCAATTGCGCATTTTAACGATAATGGATTTTCTGCTAACGTGCGCTTAACAGATAATACGCGGGACATAATTGGCGCGtaattaaaaacagaggaaatctCTCCCGCTTCAaagaattaattatttattataaccAATAAAACTTAGACACGTAATCACTTCTAAAATATGCGAatataaaacttcaaaatggAATAATTTTCATTAGATTTTTAATGCGGAAATACACACTTCAACacaaagcaaagcaaacaaaaaaaaaacattgaaaggGACCTTCGAATTTTTTTGGAGAAGATCAATCTTTATTATACTCACCAACTCAAATAATAAAAGGTAAATCCAATAGGAAAAAGACACGTGGAGTAGACTTGAATCAGTTGGTCCTCCCGCAAACCTTGCGGATTTCACCGCTACTACCAGTCAACGGGCTGATATCACCCATTTTTATCATCGCCGCCGTGAAGTCAGAGTTAAAGCTCGACGGATTGTTGCTGTATCCACGGACGATGGAGTCAGTAGAG includes:
- a CDS encoding TLC ATP/ADP transporter → MAARIRLDAVISTIVTVHPHELPALLHSSSCFFFILSAYFVVLPLRDEGAISLGLSKLPGLFVGSLFLTLIAAPLSTFIFSLPNLSKSKALVIIHRFFSLSLVLCFLLWMASPTESNSKDAVEAASGLTNDGANAATGWDNHGWFYISVRVGFFLWVALLNLVAISSTWARIIDVMDSESGARLFGFVGAGATLGQLFGSVFAAATAWMGPYLLLFAALLMEFAAQSSKGITNDISQSSEELSPLRGTDNDHQRERKQEATSPKVGSPKVASPKSPISTTRPQFWAILDGMRLILASPYLLLVSLFLWLGAVISSFFYFQKVNIIATTIKSSIGRRRLFAQINSFVAVFILIGQLTLTLVSRLQYLHLHLLHLGIWLLLPYGQLGLRLLCLKP
- a CDS encoding TLC ATP/ADP transporter, whose protein sequence is MAARIRLDAVISTIVTVHPHELPALLHSSSCFFFILSAYFVVLPLRDEGAISLGLSKLPGLFVGSLFLTLIAAPLSTFIFSLPNLSKSKALVIIHRFFSLSLVLCFLLWMASPTESNSKDAVEAASGLTNDGANAATGWDNHGWFYISVRVGFFLWVALLNLVAISSTWARIIDVMDSESGARLFGFVGAGATLGQLFGSVFAAATAWMGPYLLLFAALLMEFAAQSSKGITNDISQSSEELSPLRGTDNDHQRERKQEATSPKVGSPKVASPKSPISTTRPQFWAILDGMRLILASPYLLLVSLFLWLGAVISSFFYFQKVNIIATTIKSSIGRRRLFAQINSFVAVFILIGQLTLTGRILTVAGVTVAISASPFVALGNLVAIAIWPTWVTVAVSETLRKVTTYVVTRPGRELLFTVVSQDEKYKAKVCIDVIVQRLGDAAAAGLFEVLTIALGGQTSTASLYALPVCLIWIVTAFFLGRRQEQLAKLQELWENNLNPTDMKMKDHKAE
- a CDS encoding TLC ATP/ADP transporter, producing the protein MAARIRLDAVISTIVTVHPHELPALLHSSSCFFFILSAYFVVLPLRDEGAISLGLSKLPGLFVGSLFLTLIAAPLSTFIFSLPNLSKSKALVIIHRFFSLSLVLCFLLWMASPTESNSKDAVEAASGLTNDGANAATGWDNHGWFYISVRVGFFLWVALLNLVAISSTWARIIDVMDSESGARLFGFVGAGATLGQLFGSVFAAATAWMGPYLLLFAALLMEFAAQSSKGITNDISQSSEELSPLRGTDNDHQRERKQEATSPKVGSPKVASPKSPISTTRPQFWAILDGMRLILASPYLLLVSLFLWLGAVISSFFYFQKVNIIATTIKSSIGRRRLFAQINSFVAVFILIGQLTLTGRILTVAGVTVAISASPFVALGNLVAIAIWPTWVTVAVSETLRKVTTYVVTRPGRELLFTVVSQDEKYKAKVCLIWIVTAFFLGRRQEQLAKLQVGSSS
- a CDS encoding TLC ATP/ADP transporter; amino-acid sequence: MAARIRLDAVISTIVTVHPHELPALLHSSSCFFFILSAYFVVLPLRDEGAISLGLSKLPGLFVGSLFLTLIAAPLSTFIFSLPNLSKSKALVIIHRFFSLSLVLCFLLWMASPTESNSKDAVEAASGLTNDGANAATGWDNHGWFYISVRVGFFLWVALLNLVAISSTWARIIDVMDSESGARLFGFVGAGATLGQLFGSVFAAATAWMGPYLLLFAALLMEFAAQSSKGITNDISQSSEELSPLRGTDNDHQRERKQEATSPKVGSPKVASPKSPISTTRPQFWAILDGMRLILASPYLLLVSLFLWLGAVISSFFYFQKVNIIATTIKSSIGRRRLFAQINSFVAVFILIGQLTLTGRILTVAGVTVAISASPFVALGNLVAIAIWPTWVTVAVSETLRKVTTYVVTRPGRELLFTVVSQDEKYKAKVCIDVIVQRLGDAAAAGLFEVLTIALGGQTSTASLYALPV
- a CDS encoding TLC ATP/ADP transporter (TLC ATP/ADP transporter; Has 640 Blast hits to 636 proteins in 131 species: Archae - 0; Bacteria - 247; Metazoa - 0; Fungi - 0; Plants - 50; Viruses - 0; Other Eukaryotes - 343 (source: NCBI BLink).), yielding MAARIRLDAVISTIVTVHPHELPALLHSSSCFFFILSAYFVVLPLRDEGAISLGLSKLPGLFVGSLFLTLIAAPLSTFIFSLPNLSKSKALVIIHRFFSLSLVLCFLLWMASPTESNSKDAVEAASGLTNDGANAATGWDNHGWFYISVRVGFFLWVALLNLVAISSTWARIIDVMDSESGARLFGFVGAGATLGQLFGSVFAAATAWMGPYLLLFAALLMEFAAQSSKGITNDISQSSEELSPLRGTDNDHQRERKQEATSPKVGSPKVASPKSPISTTRPQFWAILDGMRLILASPYLLLVSLFLWLGAVISSFFYFQKVNIIATTIKSSIGRRRLFAQINSFVAVFILIGQLTLTGRILTVAGVTVAISASPFVALGNLVAIAIWPTWVTVAVSETLRKVTTYVVTRPGRELLFTVVSQDEKYKAKVCIDVIVQRLGDAAAAGLFEVLTIALGGQTSTASLYALPVCLIWIVTAFFLGRRQEQLAKLQVGSSS
- a CDS encoding TLC ATP/ADP transporter (TLC ATP/ADP transporter; Has 647 Blast hits to 643 proteins in 131 species: Archae - 0; Bacteria - 265; Metazoa - 0; Fungi - 0; Plants - 52; Viruses - 0; Other Eukaryotes - 330 (source: NCBI BLink).); this encodes MAARIRLDAVISTIVTVHPHELPALLHSSSCFFFILSAYFVVLPLRDEGAISLGLSKLPGLFVGSLFLTLIAAPLSTFIFSLPNLSKSKALVIIHRFFSLSLVLCFLLWMASPTESNSKDAVEAASGLTNDGANAATGWDNHGWFYISVRVGFFLWVALLNLVAISSTWARIIDVMDIQSGARLFGFVGAGATLGQLFGSVFAAATAWMGPYLLLFAALLMEFAAQSSKGITNDISQSSEELSPLRGTDNDHQRERKQEATSPKVGSPKVASPKSPISTTRPQFWAILDGMRLILASPYLLLVSLFLWLGAVISSFFYFQKVNIIATTIKSSIGRRRLFAQINSFVAVFILIGQLTLTGRILTVAGVTVAISASPFVALGNLVAIAIWPTWVTVAVSETLRKVTTYVVTRPGRELLFTVVSQDEKYKAKVCIDVIVQRLGDAAAAGLFEVLTIALGGQTSTASLYALPVCLIWIVTAFFLGRRQEQLAKLQELWENNLNPTDMKMKDHKAE
- a CDS encoding TLC ATP/ADP transporter (TLC ATP/ADP transporter; Has 570 Blast hits to 566 proteins in 118 species: Archae - 0; Bacteria - 205; Metazoa - 0; Fungi - 0; Plants - 47; Viruses - 0; Other Eukaryotes - 318 (source: NCBI BLink).); translation: MAARIRLDAVISTIVTVHPHELPALLHSSSCFFFILSAYFVVLPLRDEGAISLGLSKLPGLFVGSLFLTLIAAPLSTFIFSLPNLSKSKALVIIHRFFSLSLVLCFLLWMASPTESNSKDAVEAASGLTNDGANAATGWDNHGWFYISVRVGFFLWVALLNLVAISSTWARIIDVMDIQSGARLFGFVGAGATLGQLFGSVFAAATAWMGPYLLLFAALLMEFAAQSSKGITNDISQSSEELSPLRGTDNDHQRERKQEATSPKVGSPKVASPKSPISTTRPQFWAILDGMRLILASPYLLLVSLFLWLGAVISSFFYFQKVNIIATTIKSSIGRRRLFAQINSFVAVFILIGQLTLTGRILTVAGVTVAISASPFVALGNLVAIAIWPTWVTVAVSETLRKVTTYVVTRPGRELLFTVVSQDEKYKAKVCIDVIVQRLGDAAAAGLFEVLTIALGGQTSTASLYALPV
- a CDS encoding TLC ATP/ADP transporter; amino-acid sequence: MASPTESNSKDAVEAASGLTNDGANAATGWDNHGWFYISVRVGFFLWVALLNLVAISSTWARIIDVMDSESGARLFGFVGAGATLGQLFGSVFAAATAWMGPYLLLFAALLMEFAAQSSKGITNDISQSSEELSPLRGTDNDHQRERKQEATSPKVGSPKVASPKSPISTTRPQFWAILDGMRLILASPYLLLVSLFLWLGAVISSFFYFQKVNIIATTIKSSIGRRRLFAQINSFVAVFILIGQLTLTGRILTVAGVTVAISASPFVALGNLVAIAIWPTWVTVAVSETLRKVTTYVVTRPGRELLFTVVSQDEKYKAKVCIDVIVQRLGDAAAAGLFEVLTIALGGQTSTASLYALPVCLIWIVTAFFLGRRQEQLAKLQVGSSS
- a CDS encoding TLC ATP/ADP transporter, translated to MASPTESNSKDAVEAASGLTNDGANAATGWDNHGWFYISVRVGFFLWVALLNLVAISSTWARIIDVMDSESGARLFGFVGAGATLGQLFGSVFAAATAWMGPYLLLFAALLMEFAAQSSKGITNDISQSSEELSPLRGTDNDHQRERKQEATSPKVGSPKVASPKSPISTTRPQFWAILDGMRLILASPYLLLVSLFLWLGAVISSFFYFQKVNIIATTIKSSIGRRRLFAQINSFVAVFILIGQLTLTGRILTVAGVTVAISASPFVALGNLVAIAIWPTWVTVAVSETLRKVTTYVVTRPGRELLFTVVSQDEKYKAKVCIDVIVQRLGDAAAAGLFEVLTIALGGQTSTASLYALPV
- a CDS encoding FAD/NAD(P)-binding oxidoreductase family protein (FAD/NAD(P)-binding oxidoreductase family protein; FUNCTIONS IN: monooxygenase activity; INVOLVED IN: oxidation reduction; LOCATED IN: cellular_component unknown; EXPRESSED IN: 8 plant structures; EXPRESSED DURING: 9 growth stages; CONTAINS InterPro DOMAIN/s: Monooxygenase, FAD-binding (InterPro:IPR002938); BEST Arabidopsis thaliana protein match is: FAD/NAD(P)-binding oxidoreductase family protein (TAIR:AT4G38540.1); Has 1807 Blast hits to 1807 proteins in 277 species: Archae - 0; Bacteria - 0; Metazoa - 736; Fungi - 347; Plants - 385; Viruses - 0; Other Eukaryotes - 339 (source: NCBI BLink).) — its product is MEAESTQDIIIVGAGISGLATALGLHRLGIRSIVLESSEQLRATGFALSLYFNAWKAMEALGISQHIRSLGDRFQGWVVRPISAGDPPKEMLFPESEEYEVRCVQRKLLLDALAGELPQGTIRFSSKLVHIELSGHYKMVHLSDGTILKTKVLVGCDGVKSVVGKWLGFKNPVKTSRVAIRGIAHFQTGHELGRRFFQFYGNGVRSGFISCDQNTVYWFLTHTSTDLDKKNHQKIKQFVLTKIKDLPDNIKSILETTDLDSLVMNPLMYRPPWELLWANIAKDNVCVAGDALHPMTPDIGQGGCSAMEDGVILARCLGEAMKAKNMKGETEDENESYRRIEDGLKKYAGSRKWRSIDLITTSYTVGFIQQSRGKWMTLFRDKFMSSFLSWLRVKKSHFNCGRLSHE
- a CDS encoding HMG-box (high mobility group) DNA-binding family protein (HMG-box (high mobility group) DNA-binding family protein; FUNCTIONS IN: DNA binding; LOCATED IN: nucleus; CONTAINS InterPro DOMAIN/s: High mobility group, superfamily (InterPro:IPR009071), High mobility group, HMG1/HMG2 (InterPro:IPR000910); Has 30201 Blast hits to 17322 proteins in 780 species: Archae - 12; Bacteria - 1396; Metazoa - 17338; Fungi - 3422; Plants - 5037; Viruses - 0; Other Eukaryotes - 2996 (source: NCBI BLink).) is translated as MPELSCTQHSKERKRLKLLFTVRNRKNRRCALMAIRPRTRKRVQAVRRAADGSAFKKCEECGVMIAIALYDMHECGEKRREVKRFKYIASGNIDNISKPIGSFEDEPRSPFVFFLEEFRENYNGDLVDASRICFNDQKPFNARAMEVDSAHSRKLNEEAKTIYKADEEADSKTVGRYDKFYESYVQIEEEEDYDSSDHFGHEFWEDDTMLDY
- a CDS encoding HMG-box (high mobility group) DNA-binding family protein (HMG-box (high mobility group) DNA-binding family protein; FUNCTIONS IN: DNA binding; LOCATED IN: nucleus; CONTAINS InterPro DOMAIN/s: High mobility group, superfamily (InterPro:IPR009071), High mobility group, HMG1/HMG2 (InterPro:IPR000910); BEST Arabidopsis thaliana protein match is: high-mobility group box 6 (TAIR:AT5G23420.1); Has 68 Blast hits to 68 proteins in 20 species: Archae - 0; Bacteria - 0; Metazoa - 4; Fungi - 0; Plants - 64; Viruses - 0; Other Eukaryotes - 0 (source: NCBI BLink).), whose translation is MPELSCTQHSKERKRLKLLFTVRNRKNRRCALMAIRPRTRKRVQAVRRAADGSAFKKCEECGVMIAIALYDMHECGEKRREVKRFKYIASGNIDNISKPIGSFEDEPRSPFVFFLEEFRENYNGDLVDASRICFNVWKNMSAEDQKPFNARAMEVDSAHSRKLNEEAKTIYKADEEADSKTVGRYDKFYESYVQIEEEEDYDSSDHFGHEFWEDDTMLDY